Proteins co-encoded in one Elusimicrobiota bacterium genomic window:
- the rplM gene encoding 50S ribosomal protein L13 has protein sequence MKTVFPDVGKLSATRVWHLLDAKDKVLGRLASKAAVLLMGKHKPTWSPHLDCGDFVVVTNAAQIRLTGKKILQKQYFSHSGYPDGMKITPVKKLLSDHPERVMEFAVKRMLPKTSLGRLMMRRLKIYAGDKHPHGNHKPQNNN, from the coding sequence ATGAAAACCGTTTTTCCCGACGTCGGCAAATTAAGCGCAACCCGCGTTTGGCATCTGTTGGACGCCAAAGACAAGGTGCTCGGCCGCTTAGCCAGCAAAGCCGCGGTGCTGTTGATGGGCAAACACAAGCCCACCTGGAGCCCGCATTTGGATTGCGGCGATTTTGTGGTGGTCACCAATGCGGCTCAAATCCGCTTAACCGGCAAAAAAATCCTTCAAAAGCAGTATTTCAGTCATTCCGGGTATCCGGACGGCATGAAAATCACCCCCGTCAAAAAACTTTTATCCGACCATCCCGAGCGCGTGATGGAATTTGCGGTCAAACGCATGCTCCCCAAAACCTCGCTCGGCCGCCTGATGATGAGGCGCCTTAAGATCTACGCAGGAGACAAACATCCCCATGGAAACCACAAACCCCAAAACAACAACTAA